The nucleotide sequence ACTGTTTCTCAATTGTGAGCTTTGATTTGAGACATCTCTTTTAAAATTGAACGCAAGATAAAAGGCTTATTGTATATGGCTAAATAAACGGTCGAGAATCTACAACAAAATGTGGAAGCTAAAAAACACTGATAAATGTATTAAGGGCGTTGTCTTCGATATGGATGGGACCCTGTGTTTGCCACAAACGTGGATGTTCAAGGATATGCGGGATGCAATTGGGTGTCAGGATCCAAAAATAGATATCTTAACGTTTATTGAAGAACTACCGACAGCGGAGGAGCAGGCTGAAGcagaaaggaaaataacAGTAGTTGAGAAAAAGGCAATGGAGGAGATGGAACCTCAGCCTGGTATGATCGAGCTCTTCCGatttttgaaggaaaacGGGATCAGCAAAAGCATATGCACAAGAAACTTAATCGGAGCAGTGACTTATTTAGTTGAGTCATTCGTGCCAACCGATTTGAACGATTTCGAATGTATAGTTACCAGAGAATTCTATCCACCCAAACCCAAGCCTGACCCTTTACTACACATATCTAAGCAGCTGAAACTAAAGCCCGAGGAGATGATTATGGTCGGTGATTCCGCCGACGACATGAAATCCGGAGCTGCAGCTGGATTCA is from Kluyveromyces marxianus DMKU3-1042 DNA, complete genome, chromosome 2 and encodes:
- a CDS encoding putative haloacid dehalogenase-like hydrolase encodes the protein MWKLKNTDKCIKGVVFDMDGTLCLPQTWMFKDMRDAIGCQDPKIDILTFIEELPTAEEQAEAERKITVVEKKAMEEMEPQPGMIELFRFLKENGISKSICTRNLIGAVTYLVESFVPTDLNDFECIVTREFYPPKPKPDPLLHISKQLKLKPEEMIMVGDSADDMKSGAAAGFTTILLNNDVNKLLRDDKKLVTYSVDKLFDIIDLLEPL